From Pirellulales bacterium:
CGCGCGGTAATTCGTATGACTGGCGTAAATCATCACCGCCATCGTCGCAAACACCAAGCTCAAAATGGCGATCAAAACGACAAAGATCTTGCCGACGTAATTCATTGCACCTCTCCGCGCTTCGGAAACGCATCCCCGAAACAAATGACCCCAGCCACGCGGCACCCGGCGCTGAACGACATCCTCCGTGAACGCACCGATCCCGATGCCCGACAAGCCAAAACTACCCGACGGCCAATGCAAATCCGCGCTGGACGTTTGCCGAAAGTTCCTGTGGTGACAGGAGATAAGCTCCCGAAATGACTTTCTTAGTATAATTACGGCCAATTCCGGGTGTCAATCGATTTGGGGTAAAATCGGGGCTTTAGGCAAAGAGTTCGGGGTTCAGGGCTTAAGAAGCGGACGATTTAGGTCGGCGGGCGGAAATGCAGCCGACTATTACCAACCCTACGCAGCAAAATAAGCAAATTCCCGAAAACCAATCGCCATATTGCAAATACACGCTGTGCCGGCCATCGATTTGCACCTTAGCAATCAGCACGTCGGCCGCCCGGCGAGCCCCTTGTTGCAGAATCCGGCCGTTGGCATCAATCGATGCGGAAAAACCCGTATTCGCTGCAATCACCAGAGGTTTTCGCATTTCGATCGCACGGAACACGCCGCAGGCAAGATGCATGTCTAACTCACTGGAGCCACGAAACCAGCCATCATTGGTCAGGTTCACCAGCACATCTGGTTCCTCGCCTTGTGCTTGCAGTTGCAGCACTTGCCGCCGGATGAGATGCGGAATGACCGTTTCGTAGCAAATATTCGGCGCATATCGCACGCCGCCTAGTTGCTGAAACACGGCCTTCGTGCCGGATGTCAGCCCGCCTGTCAGTGGCGTGATTTTGTAAAGAAAAGGAATGTATTCGGCCAGTGGAATGTACTCGCCGAACATCACAGGGTGCATTTTGTCGTAGCGAGCAATCGCGATTCCGTTGCGGTCAACAAACTGTGCGCTGTTGAAGTGTTCGCCGTCTTGTTTCTCGTTAGAAAAGTGGACGGCATCGGTTCCCAACAACAGAGGCGGCGGCAGTTTTACGCCTTTATGTGGCGGCAACGCTTTGCTGAACTGCGCTTGCAAATCGATTAAGTTTTGAGCGCTGGCCTTCTGCCACTCTTTTGGCGATGTTATCCATCGCTGAGTTGGTTTGAAGTCATCGTCAAAACATTGGATGGTGCCGCGATACATGGTCTCGGGCCACACGAGCAAATCGAGCATTGGTTCAGTTTTCAGCGCCTTCACGGACAGTTGAAAATACTCTCGACTGATGGCGTCAAGGCGATCCTTGTCGGCCTTCCACTCGGCATCGATCGAGCCTTGAATCAATGCCACGGTTGGTCCCGGGCGCATCATTGCCCCAGACATGCGCCATTGGCCATAGACGACCGCGCTTCCCAGCACCATAACCAGCGGCAAGATTGGCCAAATTGCCAGTTTCTCGCCGCGCCAAGGCATCATTCGTGTAATACAAGCAGCCGCAAACATGATCAGCCCGCTGATTCCATAATCGCCAATCACATCGGCACCTTGAATGACGGCCAACCAATGAATTTGCGTGTGCGAGAGGCTCGCCATTGTGAATCCCGATAGCAAATGGCCGCGTGTCAGCTCTAATCCGGTCCACACCACCGGCGCAGCGATGACCACGGAAATCCCCAAGCGATGCACCGCCACTCGCGCTAGCCAGACAAACGTTGGCACATAAAACGCTAGGTAAAATGCCAGCGCTAGCCAGCCCAAATTCGTGAGCGGGTGAGGCAGACGCAACCAGTGAATTGCTGCAAGCCAAAACGCAAACCCGGCAACCCACACAGATCGATAGGGATGTTTTCCTGCCAATACCGGCTCCCGAACGAGCAACAGCCACGGCAACGGCGCGATCCAAGCCAGCGGCCATAAACCGCATGGCGGCATCGCGACGAACATTAGCAAGCTGCCCAATAAGCCGAGAGCCAGCGTTGATTGCAACCAAGAAAAGCGCCGCCGGCAAGTCTGTGGCGTTGCCTCTGCCCGACTTGCGGTTGAAGCGGCATTCAGCCGATCGGGCGCTTTCCAAGCGATGGTACCCATCCCTACAGCCTAGGCAACGATGCGCTTTCAAACCAGTCCGATTTTCAATCGTCGCTGGCTCACACTTTTCCCGTCCGTCCGCGATGCCGACGGAAAATACTGCGTCGTCCGCCGTCAGGTGGCGTCACAAGCGGGTTGAGGATCGAATCGCACTGCCGGTCGTGACATGGGAGCTTGAGTCGCCGGACCAACCAGCAATTTGGTGCATGCCGACTGGCATCCGTCAACCAATCATGAGGTTTTGGCCGGCGATTGGCGAACGGCTGTCGCTCCGCTTAACAAGCTCACAGACCTTCATCATGGCGATGCCACACATCCGAAAGGTTCGAAAAAGAATTGCGGTATGCCGATTCGATCAGCGGTCGCCTCTGACCGGAACTCGTCAAACTTATCCTATGAGTGGTTCAAGATTACGTGCTTTGGCATCATGGCGGCGAAAACGAAGATAGATCGACTCCAGTAGCTTCACCTCGCACAAGGCGACTCATGATGACCGCCGTACCCGTCGAGAGCCACAGGCCTTGGCGATGGTGGCCGGCCGCGATGTAGCCGTTCGATAAATTTGGCAGTCGGCCAAGGTAGGGCCAATTGGTGGCGCTAGCCGGGCGGAAGCCATGCCATGAGCGTTCCAGTTTTGCCGCCTTGAACGCCGGCGATAGGCGTGTCGCAAAAGTCATCAATTCGATCAGCGCGCCCACCGTTTCGCCTCTCTCGAAACCGACGTCTTCTTGGGTCGAGCCGACAAGAACGCGGCCATCGTCGCGCGGAACCAAATAGTGAGAGCCAAGAATGACGATGCGCTTCAGCGGTGAACGGCCGCAGTCGAGCAGCGCGATTTGTCCGCGAATGGGCTTGATGTCCAAATGGACGTTCAATCTTGCCGCTAGCGCCGCGGACCAGGCTCCGGCGGCGATGACGACGCTGCCCGATTCAAGGTCTCCAGCACTGGTGCGAACCTTTGCCACTCGTTGGCCAGCAGTTTCAAAATCGAAAACTTCTACGCCGGGAGAAACCTCCACGCCAAGCCGCTGGCAGGCGGCAACGAGTGCCCGCAGATGGCGTGGATTGCGAATCTGCGATTCCTCGGCGACGAAAGCCGCCCCGGTCAGCGGATAGCGATCATAGACGCCGGCCAACGCAGGCTCGTCCTTTTCGAGATCGGACGCATGCAGCCATTTTGCATTCAAACCTTCGCGCCGCCAGCCATCGCAGGTGGAAAGTAATTCATTGGCTGTCGCATGGTCGCTGGCCAGGTAGATACCTCCGCATTGACGATAGCCGTTGTCGATGCCGGTTTCTTCACGCAGTCGTTCGGCCCACTCGGCATGAAGT
This genomic window contains:
- the lnt gene encoding apolipoprotein N-acyltransferase; translated protein: MGTIAWKAPDRLNAASTASRAEATPQTCRRRFSWLQSTLALGLLGSLLMFVAMPPCGLWPLAWIAPLPWLLLVREPVLAGKHPYRSVWVAGFAFWLAAIHWLRLPHPLTNLGWLALAFYLAFYVPTFVWLARVAVHRLGISVVIAAPVVWTGLELTRGHLLSGFTMASLSHTQIHWLAVIQGADVIGDYGISGLIMFAAACITRMMPWRGEKLAIWPILPLVMVLGSAVVYGQWRMSGAMMRPGPTVALIQGSIDAEWKADKDRLDAISREYFQLSVKALKTEPMLDLLVWPETMYRGTIQCFDDDFKPTQRWITSPKEWQKASAQNLIDLQAQFSKALPPHKGVKLPPPLLLGTDAVHFSNEKQDGEHFNSAQFVDRNGIAIARYDKMHPVMFGEYIPLAEYIPFLYKITPLTGGLTSGTKAVFQQLGGVRYAPNICYETVIPHLIRRQVLQLQAQGEEPDVLVNLTNDGWFRGSSELDMHLACGVFRAIEMRKPLVIAANTGFSASIDANGRILQQGARRAADVLIAKVQIDGRHSVYLQYGDWFSGICLFCCVGLVIVGCISARRPKSSAS
- the thiO gene encoding glycine oxidase ThiO: MALFPDTLILGGGIIGLSLAYELAGRGQQVRVLDRGQIGREASWTGAGMLPACKFRTRAEPRDWLGGYSSQLHAEWAERLREETGIDNGYRQCGGIYLASDHATANELLSTCDGWRREGLNAKWLHASDLEKDEPALAGVYDRYPLTGAAFVAEESQIRNPRHLRALVAACQRLGVEVSPGVEVFDFETAGQRVAKVRTSAGDLESGSVVIAAGAWSAALAARLNVHLDIKPIRGQIALLDCGRSPLKRIVILGSHYLVPRDDGRVLVGSTQEDVGFERGETVGALIELMTFATRLSPAFKAAKLERSWHGFRPASATNWPYLGRLPNLSNGYIAAGHHRQGLWLSTGTAVIMSRLVRGEATGVDLSSFSPP